From the genome of Mycobacterium kansasii ATCC 12478:
GCAGATGTGTTCTCCGCCAAGGTAACCGGCCTGGTCCGGATGACCGACGCCTGGCCGCTGCGGCCGGATGCGCGGATCCTGCTGTGTTCCTCGGTATCCGGAGTGTGGGGCGGCTACGGGCACGCCGGCTATGCGGCATCCAACCGGATGCTCGACACCGTGGCCGCCCAGTTGCGCGGTAACGGATTGAACTGCATGTCGGTGCGGTGGGGCTTGTGGCAGGGCACCACGATCGCCGGCGCCGACGACGTCGCCCGCATTGAGCGGTCCGGCTTGATCGCCATGGACCCCGACGCGGCGATCACGACCGGTCTCGGGTGCCGTCAAGGCGACCCGCTGATTCTGGCCGCCGATTTCGACCGCCTTCGGGTGTTCTTCGAAAGCCAGGGCGCCGCAATGCCGTTCACCTCGACGACAACCGCCGAAAGCGACGACGATTCGGCGGCCGACAGCCGGAGTCCGGACCAGCGACCGATCAGTGAGCTGGTACGCGCCGAGATCGCTGCGGCATTCAGTCTCGATGGTCCGGCGGCGGTCGACCTGAACGTGGCGCTGGTCGACCTCGGCGCGGACTCGATGCTGGCGCTGGACCTGCGTGACCGGTTACGTCGATGGACCGGCCAATCGGTGCCCGCAGCCCGACTGCTCGGCGGTATCACCGGCGCCGAGCTGATCGCGATTCTGCAGTCGGCTCTCAGCGCGGACCGCCCAGCCGCAAGCCCGGAGCCGACGGCGGAGCCCGGGTCTACCGCGAATCCCGAAAGACGAGAAAGGTTGAGATCCTCGCGTGACTGACACCCACCAAGACCTGACGTCGTTACGCCGTGGGCTGCCCGAGCCTGACTTGGCCTGGTCCGCGTCGCCTCCCCAGGACTCACAGCAGGACCCCGGCCCCCCGCTGTCCGATGGTCAGCGCCGGCTGTGGTTCGTGCAGTCGATCGACCCGAGCAGCTCACTGCTCAACGTCTGCGCGTCCTACCGGTTGACCGGAACCGTCGACGTCGGGCGGTTACACCGGGCGCTGGACGCCGTTGCGGTTCGGCACCCGGTGCTGCGCACCACTTATCACGCCGACGACGACGGAGATCCGCGCCCGGTGGTGCACGATGACCTGCGGCCCGGCTGGGCCCAACACGACCTTTGCGGGCTGTCCGAGCAGGCCCGGCAGTTGCGGCTGGAAGTACTGGCGCAACGGCAGTTTCGCCGTCCCTTCGATCTGGCCGCCGACTCCCCGCTGCGGGTCACCGCGGTGCGACTGAGCAACGACGAGCTGATGCTGTTGATCACCGCCCATCACATCGCTTGGGATGACGCATCGTGGGGCCCGTTCTTCACGGACTTGACCCGTGCCTACTCCGACACCGCCGGCCTCGACGGCGCGACGCCACCGGTGCCGGCTGCTACCGCCGGCACCCTCGACGAGGATCTGGCCTATTGGCGATCGTTGATGGCGGATCTGCCCGAGCCGCTGGAACTTCCGGGTGCCAACGGTTCTGCGGTGCCCAGCACCTGGCGAGCGCAACGGGTGTCGGCTCAGCTGTCCGCGGACACCCTCGGCCGGGTCACCGCGCTGGCCGGCAAGTGCGAGGCCACCCCCTACGTGGTGATGCTGGCCGCATTCGCCGCGCTGATCCACCGCTACACCCATGCCACGGATTTCCTGATCGCGGCACCGGTTACGGACCGCAATGCCGGGGCCGAGAATGCGATCGGCTACTACGGCAACACCGTCGTGGTACGAGCCCAGCCGCAGCCGCGGCAGACATTCCGTGACCTGCTGGCGCACACCCGCGACGTCACCACCGGGGCTTTCGCCCACCAGCGTGTCAACCTCGACTGGCTGGTGCGGGAGTCCAACCCCGACCGTCGCCACGGCGCCGACCGGATGACCCGGGTGAGCTTCGGCCTCCGCGAATCCGACGGCGGCGGCTTCTGCCCGCCCGGCGTGCAGTGCCGCCGCGGCGATCTGCAAGGCCAATTCAGCCAGTTGCCCTTGAGCTTCACGGTGGAGTTGTCCGGAACCGGGGCGCTGGTGGAGGCCGAGTACCTCGTCGAGGTGCTCGATCCGCCGCTGGCCACTCAGCTGCTCGAGCATTACGCCATCCTGCTCGACAGCGCGCTGGCCGACCCCGACACCGAGCTGAATCGGCTCTCGCTGTTCGGTGCCGCCGAAGCCGAGTGGCTGCGCAAAGTCGCCACCGGCCAGCAGTTCTCGACGACACCCACCACCATGCCGGCGTTGGTGGCCGAACGCGCGGCGTCCTCGCCCGACGCCGTCGCCGTCGTCTACGAGGACCGTCAATACACCTACCGCGAACTCAACGAGGAAGCAAACCGGTTGGCGCACTGGCTGATCGACCAGGGCGTTGGGACCGAGGACCGCGTAGCGGTGGTCCTGGACAAGTCTCCGGAGTTGGTCATCACCGCCCTGGGCGTCCTCAAAGCCGGTGCCGTCTACCTACCGGTCGACCCGACCTATCCAGAAGACCGGCTGTCCTACATCCTCGACGACGCCGAGGCCAAACTTGTGCTGCGCGAACCGGTTACCGACCTGGCAGGGTATTCGCCGGCCGACCCGGCGCCCGACGAGCTGGTCCGGCCGCTGCGGCCCGCCAACACCGCCTACCTGATCTACACCTCCGGATCCACCGGCCTGCCCAAGGGGGTGCCGGTGCCGCATGCCCCGGTCACCGAATACTTCGTCTGGTTCGGCGACGAGTACCAGGTCGACGAGACCGACCGGCTGCTACAGGTGGCCTCGCCCGGGTTCGACGTGTCCATCGCCGAGATCTTCGGGCTGCTGATCTGTGGGGGCCGGCTGGTGATTCCGCGGCCGGACGGGTTGCGCGACATCGGTTATCTGACCGATCTGCTCTACCGCGAGGGCATCACCTCGATGCACTTCGTGCCATCGCTGCTCGGCCTGTTCCTGTCGCTGCCCGGTGTCAACCAGTGGCGCACCCTGCGCCGGGTGCCGATCGGCGGGGAGCCGCTGCCGGGTGAGGTCGCCGACAAGTTCCACGCCACCTTCGACGCGCTGTTGTACAACTTCTACGGACCGACCGAGACCGTCATCAACGCCACCAGCTATCAGGTCGAAGGCACCCAGGGCACCCGGATCGTCCCGATCGGCCGGCCCAAGATCAACACCCAGGTGTATCTGCTCGACGATGCGCTGCAGCCCGTCCCGGTCGGGGTGATCGGCGAAATCTATATCGGCGGAACGCATATGGCCCATGGTTACCACCGCCGGCCGGCGCTGACCGCCGAACGCTTCGTCGCCGACCCGTTCACCCCCGGCGGGCGGCTGTACCGGTCCGGGGACTTGGCCCGCCGCAACGCCGACGGCGACATCGAATTCGTCGGCCGGGCCGACGAGCAGGTGAAGATCCGCGGCTTCCGCATCGAGCTCGGCGAAATCGCCGCGGCCATCTCGGTCGATCCCAGCGTCGGGCAGGCGGTCGTGATCGCCATCGATCTGCCGGGGCTCGGCAAGAGCCTGGTCGGCTACGTGACTCCGTCCGACGGCGGCACCGAAACCGTCGACGTGGACCGCATCCGGGCCCGGGTGGCCGCCGCGCTGCCGGACTACATGACCCCCGCCGCCTACGTCGTCCTCGACGAAATCCCGATCACGACGCACGGCAAGATCGACCGGGACGCGCTGCCGCAGCCCGAGATCGCGTCGGCCGCCGAATATCGCGAACCCACCACGGCGTCCGAGCGCATTGTCGCCGGCTTGTTCACCCAGTTGCTGGGCCACGACCGGGTCGGTGTGGACGACTCGTTCTTCGACCTCGGCGGGCACTCGCTGGTGGCCACCAAGCTGGTCGCCGCGATCCGCTCCGAATGCGGTGCCGAACTCGGGATCCGCGACGTCTTCGAGCTGGTGACGGTGGGGCGGCTGGCCGAACGTGTCGACCAGGTGCAGTCGGGTGCGGTCACTTTCAAGCGGCCCAAGCTGGTCAAAACCCCACACGAGGGTCCGCTGCCGCTGTCGGCCGCCCAACTGCGAACCTGGTTCGCTTACCAGATCGAGGGACCCAGCGAGGTCAACAACATCCCCTTCGCCGCCCGATTGAGCGGGCCGTGCGATGTCGACGCGCTGGTCGCCGCCGTCAGCGACGTGGTTCGGCGCCACGAGATCCTGCGCACCACCTACACCGAAATCGACGGTGTGCCTTATCAAGTGGTCCAACCCGCCGCTGAACTGCCGGTGCGGCAGGCGGCCGGGGAGGGTGCAGGGTGGTTGCGGCAGCAGCTGGACAGCGAGCGCCACTACAGTTTCCAGCTGGACCGCGAATGGCCGATCCGCGCCGCGGTGCTGCATACCGGTGATGAGCACGTAGTGTCGTTGGTGGTGCACCACATCGCGATCGACCACTGGTCGGGCGGAGTGCTCTTCGCCGACCTGCTCACCGCCTACCGCGCTCGCCACTCCCGGCAACAGCCGTCCTGGGCACCGTTGCCGCTCCAATACGCCGATTACGCGGCCTGGCAGGGTGAGTTGTTGTCGGAGCAAGACGACCAGTCCAGCATCGCCCGAGCGCAACGCGACTACTGGGTGCGCCAGCTGGAGGGCATACCCGAGGACACCGGGCTGCGGCCCGACCTTCCGCGTCCGGGGGTGCCCAGCGGCGCCGGCGACTCCGTCGAGTTCAGCATCGGCGCACAGGCCCGCGGCAAGCTCACCGAGCTGTGCCGGGAGCTGGGTGTCACCGAATTCATGCTGCTGCAATCGGCTGTCGCCGTGGTGCTGCACAAAGCCGGCGGCGGCGTGGATATACCGCTGGGCACACCGATCGCGGCGCGTACCGAGCCCGAACTCGACCAACTGATCGGCTTTTTCATCAACATCCTGGTACTGCGCAACAACTTGGACGGCAACCCGTCGCTGCGCGAGGTGCTGACCCGGGCCCGCGAAACGGCGCTGGCCGCCTACGCCCACCAGGACCTGCCGTTCGACCGAGTCGTGGACGCGGTCAGCCCGGTGCGGACGCTGTCGCGAAACCCGCTGTTCCAGACCGTCGTGCACGTCCGCGATCACCTGCCCGGCGAACGGGTGATCGACACCAGCGCGGCCGGCAACACCGTATTCACCGCGCTGGAGCCGACGTTCGACATCGCCCACGCCGATCTGAGCGTCAACTTCTTCGCCACTTCCGATGCTGAAGAAGCCGCATATCAAGGCAACATTCTCTACCGCACCGAGCTGTATCACCGCAGCACGATCGAACGGCTGGTCGGCTGGCTGATGCAGGTCATCGACGCATTTGCCGGCGACGTCGATCAGCGGCTGCGCGACGTGCAATTGCTCGATGCCGAGCAGCGGCAGCACATTCTCGCCCGGTGGAGCCGCGGCCCCGAGCCGCCGGCCGAGCGCGCGTGCACGATCGCCGAGCTGCTCGAGCCCAGCCGCCGATGGGGCACCAATCGCATCGCGCTGCGCTGCGCCGACGAGCAGATCGACTACCCTGCGCTGCATCGTCGTTCGGACAACTTCGCGCACCTGCTTGTCGAGCGGGGCGTGGGGCCCGGATCGCTGGTGGGCCTGTCGACACGGCGCGGCATCGACATGGTGGTCGCGCTGGTCGGCATCATGAAAGCCAGCGCCGGCTTCTTCCCACTGGACCCCGGTTATCCCGCCGCGCGCAAACAGCTGATGCTCGACGACGTCGCGCCGCAGGTGGTGGTCGTGACGTCCGAGGCTCTGGAGACTATGCCGGAATCGCCTGAGGTGACGTTTATTTCGCTCGACGACCCGGCGGTGCAGGAGGCTCTGGACCGAGAGCCGTCGGCAGATCCGTTGCCCGCCGCTCATCCGGACGACCCGATGTATCTGGTGTTCACCTCCGGATCGACGGGCACACCGAAGGGTGTCTTGGGCACCCATCGGGCGATGACCACCCGGCTGAACTGGCAGCTATGGAATTACCCGGTAGCCGGCAACGACACCGAAGATATCCGCCTGGCGCAGGCGTCGTGGAACTTCCTCGAGGGGTGCATGGAAACCTTGGGCGGCCTGGCCGCCGGGTCCACCACGATCCTGGCCGACGACACCGAGCACCGCGATCCCGAGGCGCTGGCCTCGCTGATCCGGCGTCACTCGGTGGCCCAGGTCACCGCGGTGCCCAGCCTGGTCTCGACCATCGTTGACACGTGGCCCGAGGCGCTGCGGTCGCTGTACCGGCTGGTGTGCGGCGCCGAGCCGCTGACCGCGTCACTGCAGGAGCGGTTGCTGGCCCACTACGGCTCCGACGGTTCAGGTTCAGGCCCGCAGCTGCTCAATAACTTCGGCGCCACCGAAACGTCCGGCGCGCTGGTCCGCGGACCGATGACCCCGCCGGTGCCGCTGCTGGGCACCCCGATGCCCGACGCGCAGGTGTATCTGCTCGACGACGGCCTGAACCCGGTGCCGCCCGGTGTGGTCGGCGAATTGTATTACGCCGGCGGGCAATTGGTGCGCGGCTACTGGAAACGGCCCGGCCTGACGGCAGCGCGGTTCGTGGCCAACCCGTACGCCGCCGAGCCCGGTGCGCGGTTCTATCGCAGCGGTGACCGGGCCCGCTGGACGCAAGACGGCCGACTCGAATTCGTCGGCCGCACCGACCATCAGGTCAAGGTGCGCGGGTTCCGCGTCGAACTGGGCGAGGTGGAAGCCGCCTTGAAGGCCGCCGACGGGGTGGCCGTGGCGGCGGCGCGCACCTGGGACGTCGACGGCAGCATCACCTTGGCCGGCTATGTGGTGCCGCACCACCCTGCTCCCGGCGAGGAGGCGAAATCGGCGTTCGCATCGGCGGTTCGGGCCGAAGTCGCCGCGGTGCTGCCGGGCTACATGATGCCGTCGTCGATCACCGTCCTCGACGAGATGCCGAAGACCGAGTCGGGCAAGCTGAACCGGCCCGGCCTGCCGCGGCCGTCGGTGAGCACCACCGGACACCGCGAGCCGCCGAGCACCGACATCGAGCGGGCGCTGGCCGAGATCTTCGTCGACCTGCTGCCGATCAACGAAATCGGGCGCTTCGACGACTTTTTCACCCTCGGCGGTGACAGCATCCTGTCGGTGCAGCTGGCGGCGCGGGCGCGGGCGGCCGGTCTGCCGGTCAGTCCGCGGCTGGTGTTCGAGAACCCGACCGTGCAGCAGCTGGCGGCCGCGGTGGAATCGGGTGTGGAATCCACTGGCGCCGTCCTGGACTCCGGAGGGGCCGACGGCGCTGCCGACGCCGATACCCACCACGAGCCGATGAGCACATCCGGGCTGTCCGCCGAGCAGCTGGCGGCGGTCACGCAATCGTGGAGTAACCAATGACCGCCACCGAAACCGGTGCCCCCTCAGGCATCGAGGATGTGATGGCGCTGAGCCCTTTGCAGGAAGGGCTGTATTCGCTGACGGTGCTATCCGGGCTGGCCGATGCCGGTGCCGGGTCTCCGGTCGACGACCCGTACCTGGTCGGGATCGCCGCCGATATCGCCGGTCCGCTCGACGTCGACCTGCTCAAGGACTGCGCGGCGGAAATGCTGATGCGCCACCCGAATCTGCGGGCCAGCTTCGTCAGCCGCGACATCCCCCGGCCCGTGCAGGTCGTGCCGTCGCGGGTCGAGCTGCCCTGGCGCCAAGTTACAGCCAAGCCCGCGGATATCGAAAAACTGGCGGCCGCGGAACGGTCTCGGCCGTTCGACTTCGAAAAGACACCGGCGATCCGTTTCCTGCTGATCGAATTACCGGATAACCGTTGGCATTTGGTGATCACCGCGCATCACATCGTGATCGACGGGTGGTCGCTGCCGGTGTTCGCGGCGGAGATGATCGCGCTGTACGGGGCGGGGGGTGACCCGGACGCGCTGCCGGTCAAGCCGCGGCCGTACCGGGATTACATCGGGTGGCTGGCCGCGCGGGACCGCTCGGCCAGCGAGCAGGTATGGCGTGAGCACCTTGCCGGGTTGCCCGGCCCGACGCTATTGGCGGCGTCGATGGCCACCGAAGCGCCCCGGACCGGATTGCCCCGGCGCACCGAGCTGCGCACCGACCGGCAGACCACCGCGTGGTTGAACGACGGTGCCCGCTCGCGCGGAATCACCGTGAACACCTTGATGCAGATGGCCTGGGCGCTGGTGTTGTCACGGCTGACCGACCGCGACGACGTGGTGTTCGGCGTCACGGTCTCGGGCCGGCCCGCCGAACTGTCCGGCGTCGAAACCATGATCGGGTTGTTCATCAACACCGTGCCGCTGCGGGTGCGGCTCGACGCCAACGCCGAAGTCGGCGCGCAATGCGTTGCGCTGCAACGGAGTGCTGCGATGCTGCGCGACCACAGCTATCTCAGCCACGCGCAGCTACGGACGATCGGCGGCGTCGGCGAGATGTTCGACACGCTGCTGGTCTATGAGAACTTCCCCACATCGGGACTGGCTGACGGTGGTGAGTTGACCGCGGGCGGTGTGACATTCCGGCCGGCCGGGCTGGAGAGCGTGACGCATTTCCCGGTCGCGCTGGCCGCCCACCTGGACGACGGGCAGCTGGTCATGTTCGTCGAGGTGCTCGGCGGCGCACTGGGCGCTACCACCGGTGAGATGCTCGGCCGGCGCGTGCTGGCCACCGCCGAGCGGCTGCTGTCAAGTTGGGAGCGCCCGCTGCGCGAGGTCAGCGTGTTGTTCGATGCAGAGACCCGGCCGCTGCGCGCCGCCGGCACGGCGCCGGCCCGCCCGACAGCAGGCTTTCACACCCGCTTCGCCGCGGCTGCGCAGGCCGGTCCCGACCAGGAGGCACTGAGCTGGACTTGCGGGTCCATGTCCTACGGCGAGCTGGACACGGCGGCCAATCGGCTGGCCGCGGTACTGATCGGTCGCGGGGCCCAACCGGAAAAGCCGGTGGCGGTTCGGCTTTCCCGCGGCCCGCAGTATGTCGTCGCGCTACTCGCGGTGCTCAAATCCGGCGCGGTGTGCGTGCCGCTGGAACCGGGAACGCCGCCGGAGCGGGTGGAGTCGATCCTGCGCCAGACCGGTGCCACCATCGTCATTGACGAGGACATGGTCGCGTCGGTGGACTCCGAGGCATCCGACCAGGCCGTCGATTTCCGTCCCGTCGACGTCGACCCCAGCCAAGCCGGCTATGTGGTGTTCACCTCCGGGACCACCGGAGAACCCAAGGGCGTCATCGGAACCCACGCCGCGCTGGGCGCCTATGCCGACGACCACATCGACACCGTCCTGCGGCCCGCCGCCGCCCGGCTGCGGCGTCGGCTGCGGATCGCGCATGCCTGGTCGTTCGCGTTCGACGCCGCCTGGCAGCCGTTGGTGGCCCTGCTCGACGGCCACACCGTGCACGTCGTCGACGAACGCACCCAGCGCGACGCCGAGTCGCTGGTGCAGGCGATCGCCGAGCACCGCATCGACATGATCGACACCACCCCATCGATGTTCGCCCAGCTGCGAGCCTTCGGTTTGCTCGCGAGCGTGCCGTTGACGGTGCTCGCGCTGGGCGGCGAAGCCGTCGTCCCGCCGACCTGGAACATGATCCGCGACGCGTGCGCGCGCAGCGGGATGGCGGCCTACAACTGCTACGGTCCCACCGAAACCACCGTCGAGGCAGTGATCGCCGACATCACCGAGTACGCCGCGCCGTCGATCGGGCGCCCGACCCGGCAGAGCCGCGCCTATGTGCTGGACTCCGCGCTGCGCCCGGTACCGCACGGCGCGGCCGGCGAATTGTATGTGGCAGGAGCACAATTGGCGCGCGGCTATCTCCGACGTCCCGGTGAGACGTCACACCGATTCATCGCCGACCCCTTCGGGTCCGGGGAGCGGATGTATCGCACCGGCGACGTGGTGCGCCGCCAGCCCGACGAGTCGCTGGTCTATCTGGGCCGCGCCGACGAGCAGGTGAAGATCCGCGGCTATCGGGTGGAACCCGGCGAGATCGCCGCGGCGCTGCAGGCGCACCCGGGGGTTCGTCATGCCCATGTCGTGGTCCGCGAACATCCGGGCGGCGCGCGGTTGACGGCTTGCGCCGCGACCGCGAACGGCTCCGCGCCCACCGAAGCCGAGTTGCGGACCATGCTCGGTGAGCGGCTGCCGCGCTACATGGTGCCGCAGCGCATCGTCGTCGTCGACGAGATCCCGCTGACCGCCAACGGTAAGCTGGACGAGGCCGCGCTGCCCGACGTCGATGCCGGCACCGTCGGGTCCGCACCCGAAACCGCAACGGAATCCACGCTAGCCGAGTTGCTTTCGGAGATGTTGCAGATCCCCGAGGTCGACGTGACCGCAGATTTCCTGGAATTGGGACTGGACAGCATCGTGGCGCTTTCGGTGGTCCAGGCGGCGCGCCGCCGCGGCATTCCGCTACGCGCCCGGCTCATCCTGGAGTGCAACAACATTCGCGAACTCGCCGCCGCGATCGACGCCGAAACCACCGGCGCAGCCCGCGACGCTGAGCACAGTACCGAACCGATTCCGTTGCTGCCCAACGCGATTTGGGTCTACGAATACGGTGAGCCACGGCGAATGGGACAGGTCGAGGCCATCCGGGTGCCCGAGGGCATCACCGCCGAGCAGCTGCGGGCGGCGCTGACCGCCATCGTCGACGGCCACGAAGTGCTGCGTAGCCGCCTGGACCGCACCAGCATGGTCCTGGTGCCCACCCCGGTCGGTGACTTCTTCGACGAGGCAGCGGTGTCCGGCGATCTGCCGGCAGCGGTCACCGCACACGCCGAGAAGGCTCTGGAAAGCCTTGATCCCGAACGTGGTTCGCTGCTGTCCGCCAGGTGGTTGCGGCCGCCGAGCGGACCGGGGGTGCTGCTACTGGCCGCACATGTGCTGGCGATGGACCCGGCATCGTGGCGGGTGGTGCTCGGTGAACTCGACGCCGCCTTGCATGTACTGGCCGGCGGACACGCACCGGCGCCTGTTCCCGAGCACACCAGCTACCGGCGGTGGGCCCAAGCGCTCATGCGGCGTGCCGAAACCCTTGACACCATGCCGTTTTGGCTTTCCCAGCTCCAGGGTGAGGACCCGGATCTGGGCGCCCGACGGGTACAGGCCGACCGTGATCGGGCCGCTGGCCTGCTGATCCGCGCCGCAGTGACCGACACCGCTATCACCGGTCAACTACTGGATTCGAATGTCCCGATGTTTGACCTGCTGGTCGCGGCGGCGGCGCGGACGGTGACCCGGTGGCGGCAACGCCGGGGTCAGCCGACACCGGCGCCGTTGCTGGCCCTGGAAACCCACGGCCGCGCCGACGCTGTGGTAGACGACACCGACCAGGACACCAGTGACGCCGTTGACACCACCGACACCGTGGGCCTGCTCAGCGCGATCTATCCGCTGCGAGTGCATTCCACCGACCCGCATCGCGTGACCGCGCAATTGGCGGCTATCCCCGGCGCCGGAATCGATTACGGTCTGCTGCGCTACCTGCGCGCCGACACCGCGGCTGCGCTCAACAGTGTTCCAGGGCCGCAGCTGCTGCTGAACTATCTGGGCCGCGCCGACGTCGGTGACGCCGGCACCAGCGTGCGCCTCGACCGCGAGCTGCTGGGCGGACTGCCGCCGCTGCCCGAACCGAACGTGGCGGTGCGTCACGAACTGGTCATCATGGCCACCCTGCTGGGCTCTGGCGATCAGCAAGTGTTGTTGACTCAGTGGCGTGCCCTGCCAGATATCCTCAGCGAGCCGGAACTGACCGCGCTGCAGGATCTTTGGAATGAATCTCTCAGGGAGTGCGTGGCATGACTACGCTAGCGGTCGTCGGCGCCGGGGCCAAGGCGGTGGCCGTCGCGGCCAAGGCGTCGGTGTTACGCGCCATGGGTGTCGACACACCCGACGTCGTCGCCGTCGAACGCACCGGCGTGGCCGCCAACTGGCAGGCCGGCGGCGGCTGGACCGACGGCGCCCAAAGCCTGGGCACCAGCCCGGAAAAAGACGTCGGCTTCCCGTACCGCTCGTCGTTGGTGCCACGCCGCAACGCCGAACTCGACGAGCGGATGACGCGCTACAGCTGGCAGGCGTATCTGATCGCCACCGGTCAATTCGCCCAATGGATCGACCGTGGCCGCCCCGCGCCGACCCACGGCCGGTGGGGCCAGTATCTGCGCTGGGTCGCCGAGCGAATCGACATGACAGTGGTCTACGGCGAGGTCGACCGAATCGCCCTCGACGGCCGACACTGGGTGCTGCACACCCCCGAGCGCACCGTGCACGCCGACGGGTTGATGATCACCGGGCCCGGCCAAGCCGAACGGACCCTGCTGCCGGGCAATCCGCGGGTGCTCTCCATCGCGCAGTTCTGGCATCGTGCCGCCCAGCACGACCGGATCAGCGCCGAGCGGGTCGCGATGATCGGCGGCGGTGAGACGGCCGCGGCCATGCTCCATGAGCTGTTCCGGCACCCGATTTCGACGATCACCGTCATCTCACCGCAGGTCACGCTGTTCACCCGGGGCGAGGGCTTCTTCGAGAACTCACTGTTCTCCGACCCGTCCGACTGGGCCGCCCTGACTTTGCCGGAACGACGCGACGCGATCGCACGCACCGACCGCGGAGTGTTCTCGTCGAGCGTGCAGGATGCACTGATGGCCGACGACCGGATCCGCCACCTGCGCGGCCGGGTTGCGCACGCGGTCGATCGCGACCAGCAGATCCGGCTCACCCTGA
Proteins encoded in this window:
- a CDS encoding non-ribosomal peptide synthetase; amino-acid sequence: MTDTHQDLTSLRRGLPEPDLAWSASPPQDSQQDPGPPLSDGQRRLWFVQSIDPSSSLLNVCASYRLTGTVDVGRLHRALDAVAVRHPVLRTTYHADDDGDPRPVVHDDLRPGWAQHDLCGLSEQARQLRLEVLAQRQFRRPFDLAADSPLRVTAVRLSNDELMLLITAHHIAWDDASWGPFFTDLTRAYSDTAGLDGATPPVPAATAGTLDEDLAYWRSLMADLPEPLELPGANGSAVPSTWRAQRVSAQLSADTLGRVTALAGKCEATPYVVMLAAFAALIHRYTHATDFLIAAPVTDRNAGAENAIGYYGNTVVVRAQPQPRQTFRDLLAHTRDVTTGAFAHQRVNLDWLVRESNPDRRHGADRMTRVSFGLRESDGGGFCPPGVQCRRGDLQGQFSQLPLSFTVELSGTGALVEAEYLVEVLDPPLATQLLEHYAILLDSALADPDTELNRLSLFGAAEAEWLRKVATGQQFSTTPTTMPALVAERAASSPDAVAVVYEDRQYTYRELNEEANRLAHWLIDQGVGTEDRVAVVLDKSPELVITALGVLKAGAVYLPVDPTYPEDRLSYILDDAEAKLVLREPVTDLAGYSPADPAPDELVRPLRPANTAYLIYTSGSTGLPKGVPVPHAPVTEYFVWFGDEYQVDETDRLLQVASPGFDVSIAEIFGLLICGGRLVIPRPDGLRDIGYLTDLLYREGITSMHFVPSLLGLFLSLPGVNQWRTLRRVPIGGEPLPGEVADKFHATFDALLYNFYGPTETVINATSYQVEGTQGTRIVPIGRPKINTQVYLLDDALQPVPVGVIGEIYIGGTHMAHGYHRRPALTAERFVADPFTPGGRLYRSGDLARRNADGDIEFVGRADEQVKIRGFRIELGEIAAAISVDPSVGQAVVIAIDLPGLGKSLVGYVTPSDGGTETVDVDRIRARVAAALPDYMTPAAYVVLDEIPITTHGKIDRDALPQPEIASAAEYREPTTASERIVAGLFTQLLGHDRVGVDDSFFDLGGHSLVATKLVAAIRSECGAELGIRDVFELVTVGRLAERVDQVQSGAVTFKRPKLVKTPHEGPLPLSAAQLRTWFAYQIEGPSEVNNIPFAARLSGPCDVDALVAAVSDVVRRHEILRTTYTEIDGVPYQVVQPAAELPVRQAAGEGAGWLRQQLDSERHYSFQLDREWPIRAAVLHTGDEHVVSLVVHHIAIDHWSGGVLFADLLTAYRARHSRQQPSWAPLPLQYADYAAWQGELLSEQDDQSSIARAQRDYWVRQLEGIPEDTGLRPDLPRPGVPSGAGDSVEFSIGAQARGKLTELCRELGVTEFMLLQSAVAVVLHKAGGGVDIPLGTPIAARTEPELDQLIGFFINILVLRNNLDGNPSLREVLTRARETALAAYAHQDLPFDRVVDAVSPVRTLSRNPLFQTVVHVRDHLPGERVIDTSAAGNTVFTALEPTFDIAHADLSVNFFATSDAEEAAYQGNILYRTELYHRSTIERLVGWLMQVIDAFAGDVDQRLRDVQLLDAEQRQHILARWSRGPEPPAERACTIAELLEPSRRWGTNRIALRCADEQIDYPALHRRSDNFAHLLVERGVGPGSLVGLSTRRGIDMVVALVGIMKASAGFFPLDPGYPAARKQLMLDDVAPQVVVVTSEALETMPESPEVTFISLDDPAVQEALDREPSADPLPAAHPDDPMYLVFTSGSTGTPKGVLGTHRAMTTRLNWQLWNYPVAGNDTEDIRLAQASWNFLEGCMETLGGLAAGSTTILADDTEHRDPEALASLIRRHSVAQVTAVPSLVSTIVDTWPEALRSLYRLVCGAEPLTASLQERLLAHYGSDGSGSGPQLLNNFGATETSGALVRGPMTPPVPLLGTPMPDAQVYLLDDGLNPVPPGVVGELYYAGGQLVRGYWKRPGLTAARFVANPYAAEPGARFYRSGDRARWTQDGRLEFVGRTDHQVKVRGFRVELGEVEAALKAADGVAVAAARTWDVDGSITLAGYVVPHHPAPGEEAKSAFASAVRAEVAAVLPGYMMPSSITVLDEMPKTESGKLNRPGLPRPSVSTTGHREPPSTDIERALAEIFVDLLPINEIGRFDDFFTLGGDSILSVQLAARARAAGLPVSPRLVFENPTVQQLAAAVESGVESTGAVLDSGGADGAADADTHHEPMSTSGLSAEQLAAVTQSWSNQ